From a single Acetonema longum DSM 6540 genomic region:
- a CDS encoding RNA polymerase sigma factor, with product MRKQQNEFVSVMQKEQPKLLRYVRQRLNGISAMDAEDIVADVLFNVYNRMTTDSQVENLAAYLYQSVKHKIWDRFRQAKPPLSLDAVDQVTGLPQGENLIDPNGDVESLVEKKEFALRLRSALLKLEPNQRAVWVATELEGCTFKELSLKWGEPIGTLLSRKSRATQTLRRLLQEE from the coding sequence GTGCGCAAACAACAAAATGAATTTGTCAGTGTCATGCAGAAGGAGCAGCCTAAGCTGCTGCGCTATGTGCGACAAAGGCTGAACGGTATTTCCGCTATGGATGCGGAAGATATTGTGGCTGATGTGCTATTTAATGTATATAACCGGATGACGACTGACAGCCAGGTGGAAAACCTGGCTGCTTATCTGTACCAGTCGGTAAAGCATAAAATATGGGACCGTTTTCGGCAGGCAAAGCCGCCGTTATCCTTAGATGCTGTGGATCAGGTCACGGGTCTGCCGCAAGGCGAGAACCTGATTGACCCGAACGGCGATGTGGAAAGCCTGGTAGAAAAGAAAGAATTTGCCTTACGTTTAAGAAGTGCGTTACTGAAGCTAGAGCCCAATCAGCGGGCCGTTTGGGTGGCTACCGAACTGGAAGGCTGTACTTTTAAAGAATTGTCGCTAAAATGGGGAGAGCCCATCGGCACGCTGCTGTCGCGGAAAAGCCGGGCGACACAGACGCTGCGCAGGCTGCTGCAGGAGGAATGA